One genomic window of Borreliella garinii includes the following:
- a CDS encoding HAD family hydrolase, whose product MIKAVIFDLDGTLYPEVDRNKLMFFEFLTNVKFFLAFKQIRKKIRILQRNQFSPSNRDEFFSLQVKMLSQHLNLDENRCAFLLNKIYYSQIFSDKFKKLKPYLGVQDLIYWLKFKGIKLGVMSDFPILDRVKNLLGIQDSFWDILYSSEDTGYLKPHKVPFLKIIEDLNLSSNNILYVGNSYEYDILGAKNVSMKAAFFSKKNINCKVMIDFIFHDYKDLREYIRLNI is encoded by the coding sequence ATGATTAAAGCTGTAATATTTGATTTAGATGGCACCTTGTATCCTGAGGTGGATAGAAATAAATTAATGTTTTTTGAATTTTTAACCAATGTTAAGTTTTTTTTAGCTTTTAAACAGATTAGGAAAAAAATACGCATTTTACAAAGAAATCAATTTTCACCTTCAAATAGGGATGAATTTTTTTCCCTTCAGGTTAAAATGCTTTCCCAACATTTAAATCTTGATGAGAATAGGTGTGCTTTTTTATTAAATAAAATATATTACAGTCAAATTTTTAGCGATAAGTTTAAAAAACTCAAGCCATATCTTGGAGTTCAAGATTTAATCTATTGGCTTAAATTTAAGGGAATAAAATTAGGTGTAATGTCGGACTTTCCTATTTTAGATCGTGTCAAAAATTTATTGGGCATTCAGGATAGTTTTTGGGATATTCTTTATTCTTCAGAAGATACTGGATATTTAAAGCCACATAAAGTACCTTTTTTAAAGATTATTGAGGATTTAAATTTGAGTAGTAATAATATTTTGTATGTAGGGAATTCTTATGAATATGACATTTTGGGCGCTAAAAATGTTTCAATGAAAGCAGCTTTTTTTTCAAAAAAGAATATAAATTGCAAAGTAATGATTGATTTTATTTTTCATGATTATAAAGACTTAAGAGAATATATACGTTTAAATATATAG